A stretch of Prunus dulcis chromosome 6, ALMONDv2, whole genome shotgun sequence DNA encodes these proteins:
- the LOC117632956 gene encoding myb family transcription factor PHL7-like produces MAPSRSDGSAGRERLRWTQELHDRFVEAVTKLGGPDRATPKGILKAMSVSGLTIYHIKSHLQKYRISKFIPESTSKGKLQKKNISEMLPNFGATSGAQLNEALKVMQIQVQRRLSDQNEVQKILKHKIEAQARFLDIFSAERHNNKKNRPILITKPSKVPLPRTSLPSLCEDSESNAKEFCSDSEAAKTEIQSSAEQFQALKRLRLHHQNDEVYEIALNSEWYNQSHSLLLPHEDPVNFPWNLADCSSPLVPTCFL; encoded by the exons ATGGCTCCGAGTCGATCAGATGGCTCTGCGGGTAGGGAGCGCCTGCGCTGGACGCAAGAGCTACATGATAGGTTCGTAGAGGCAGTCACTAAGCTTGGTGGCCCTGATA GGGCAACACCAAAGGGCATCTTGAAGGCTATGAGCGTTTCTGGACTGACCATCTACCATATCAAAAGCCATTTGCAg aaGTACAGGATATCAAAGTTCATTCCAGAGTCGACCAGTA AAGGCAAACTTCAGAAGAAAAACATTTCAGAAATGCTCCCTAATTTCGGTGCAACGTC TGGTGCTCAGCTCAATGAAGCCTTAAAAGTTATGCAGATACAAGTACAGAGGAGACTGAGTGATCAAAatgag GTGCAAAAGATTCTGAAACATAAAATTGAAGCCCAAGCAAGGTTCCTTGACATATTTTCAGCAGAACGCCATAACAACAAGAAGAACCGTCCGATCTTAATCACAAAACCCAGCAAAGTACCGTTGCCTCGGACATCGCTGCCTTCACTTTGCGAAGACTCAGAATCAAATGCAAAGGAGTTTTGTTCTGACTCAGAGGCTGCTAAGACTGAAATACAATCCTCTGCAGAACAATTCCAAGCTCTGAAGAGGCTTAGGCTACATCATCAAAACGACGAGGTCTATGAGATAGCACTCAATTCAGAGTGGTATAATCAAAGCCACAGCTTGCTTCTCCCTCATGAGGACCCTGTCAACTTTCCTTGGAACCTTGCAGACTGCTCATCTCCCTTGGTGCCCACCTGCTTTCTATAA
- the LOC117633239 gene encoding probable 2-oxoglutarate-dependent dioxygenase JRG21: MNCLQSWPEPIVRVQSLAESGITAIPDLYIKPPAKRPSLLPANCNQAEVEVNIPVIDLQNLLNQEESLRETTLRSISSACREWGFFQVVNHGVSEELMKRARDTWREFFGLPLDVKQEYSNKPSTYEGYGSRLGVEKGAILDWSDYYFLHYMPASLRNHSKWPALPSSCRKLIEEYSEATVRLCGTLMKLLSQNLGLEEDQLLNAFGGEENIGACLRVNFYPKCPQPDLTLGLSEHSDPGGLTLLLPDENVAGLQVRKGQNWVTVKPVPNAFIVNIGDQMQVLSNAIYKSVEHRVIVNSVKDRVSLALFYNPKSDLLIQPVKKLVTKDRPALYAPMTYDQYRLFIRTKGPCGKAQVESLKSYE; the protein is encoded by the exons atgaattgCTTGCAGTCTTGGCCTGAGCCTATCGTTCGAGTCCAGTCCTTGGCAGAAAGCGGCATAACCGCCATCCCGGACCTCTACATCAAACCCCCCGCCAAACGACCCTCACTTCTTCCCGCAAACTGCAACCAAGCTGAAGTGGAAGTCAACATCCCGGTCATTGACCTCCAGAACCTGCTCAACCAGGAGGAGAGCCTGCGCGAAACGACGCTGCGTTCGATCTCGAGCGCCTGCAGGGAGTGGGGTTTTTTTCAGGTGGTGAACCACGGGGTGAGCGAGGAGCTGATGAAACGGGCGAGGGACACATGGCGCGAGTTTTTCGGGCTGCCGCTGGATGTGAAGCAGGAGTATTCGAACAAGCCGAGTACGTACGAAGGGTACGGGAGTCGGCTGGGGGTTGAGAAGGGGGCTATTTTGGACTGGAGCGACTATTACTTTCTCCATTATATGCCCGCCTCCCTCAGAAACCATAGCAAGTGGCCTGCCCTCCCATCTTCATGCAg GAAACTGATTGAAGAATACAGTGAGGCAACTGTAAGACTATGTGGAACACTGATGAAGCTCCTGTCACAAAACCTTGGGCTGGAGGAAGACCAGCTTCTCAACGCAtttggaggagaagaaaacatTGGGGCATGTTTGAGGGTCAACTTCTACCCAAAATGCCCCCAGCCAGACCTAACCCTTGGCCTCTCAGAACACTCTGACCCAGGTGGCTTGACCCTTCTTTTGCCTGATGAAAATGTGGCTGGGCTTCAAGTGCGCAAAGGGCAGAATTGGGTTACAGTGAAACCAGTTCCAAATGCCTTCATTGTGAACATTGGAGACCAAATGCAGGTGCTGAGCAATGCAATTTACAAGAGCGTGGAGCACAGAGTGATTGTAAATTCAGTCAAAGACAGGGTCTCTTTGGCCTTGTTTTATAACCCAAAGAGTGATTTGTTGATCCAACCTGTCAAGAAGCTTGTCACAAAGGACCGTCCTGCCCTTTATGCACCCATGACATATGATCAGTATCGACTTTTCATTAGGACGAAGGGGCCTTGTGGCAAGGCACAAGTTGAATCGTTAAAATCctatgaataa
- the LOC117631219 gene encoding PHD finger protein ALFIN-LIKE 1-like gives MEMASSPRNVEEIFKDYSARRTAVVRALTYDVDEFYGLCDPDKENLCLYGHPNETWEVTLPAEEVPPELPEPALGINFARDGMNRKDWLSLVAVHSDSWLLSVAFYFGARLNRNERKRLFSLINDLPTVFEVVTERKPVKEKPSVDSGSKSRGSTKRSSDGIVKSNPKLPDESFEEEDDEHSETLCGSCGGNYNADEFWIGCDICERWFHGKCVKITPAKAENIKQYKCPSCSLKRGRQQ, from the exons ATGGAAATGGCCTCGAGTCCGCGAAACGTGGAGGAGATCTTCAAAGATTACAGTGCTCGGAGAACTGCTGTTGTCCGTGCTTTAACTTACG ATGTCGATGAATTCTACGGACTCTGCGATCCAG ATAAGGAGAATTTATGTCTGTATGGGCATCCAAATGAAACCTGGGAAGTGACACTTCCGGCGGAAGAAGTCCCACCCGAGCTTCCTGAGCCAGCACTTGGGATCAATTTTGCAAGAGATGGTATGAACCGCAAGGACTGGCTTTCTCTGGTTGCTGTTCACAGTGATTCTTGGCTGCTTTCTGTGGCTTTCTATTTTGGAGCACGCCTTAACCGCAATGAGAG GAAACGCCTCTTTAGTTTGATCAATGATCTGCCTACTGTCTTTGAAGTTGTGACGGAAAGGAAACCCGTTAAAGAAAAGCCCAGTGTGGATAGTGGAAGCAAATCTCGAGGCAGCACAAAG AGATCCAGCGATGGAATTGTGAAAAGCAATCCTAAGCTTCCAGACGAGAGTTTCgaggaggaggatgatgaACATAGTGAAACTCTCTGTGGGAGCTGCGGCGGGAATTACAACGCAGATGAATTTTGGATCGGCTGTGACATCTGTGAGAGATGGTTCCATGGAAAATGCGTGAAGATAACACCTGCTAAGGCTGAGAACATCAAGCAATACAAATGCCCATCTTGCAGCCTGAAAAGGGGCAGGCAGCAGTGA
- the LOC117633199 gene encoding uncharacterized protein LOC117633199 translates to MMQRQLLKKLSFRPPNGVTQFNQRREMHSRNKKAMELIAKGWSALKEVDRVVDYCELNDHRLIPLLRAAKENFELALDADNSNTHARFWLSKLHLKYHVPGACRATGAALLIEAANMGDPDAQYELGCKLRVENEYVQSDQ, encoded by the coding sequence ATGATGCAGAGGCAGCTCTTGAAGAAGCTCAGTTTCAGACCTCCCAATGGCGTCACTCAATTCAATCAACGGAGAGAGATGCACAGCAGGAACAAGAAGGCCATGGAGTTGATAGCCAAAGGGTGGAGTGCTTTAAAAGAAGTGGACAGAGTTGTCGATTACTGCGAGCTTAATGACCACCGCCTCATCCCTCTGTTAAGGGCAGCAAAGGAAAACTTTGAGCTGGCTCTGGACGCTGACAATTCAAACACCCATGCCAGGTTTTGGTTGTCcaaactgcatttgaaataccATGTCCCGGGGGCTTGCAGAGCCACAGGAGCTGCTCTGTTAATTGAAGCCGCGAATATGGGTGATCCGGATGCGCAGTATGAACTAGGTTGTAAGCTTCGAGTCGAAAATGAATACGTCCAATCGGATCAATAA
- the LOC117631874 gene encoding dnaJ homolog subfamily B member 1-like isoform X1: MGADYYKILQVPRNASEVDLKEAAEAKFNQLCQAYDVLSDPRKRAVYDQYGEEGLSGGSRPGGSRSPEDIFAEFFGGRGGGMGQSRDDGFRDPDDVFSDFFGQRVNMGESRVGGSRSRSPEIRSMNGENIFESLIAAAEGNGRQRKAAAIKRTLPCSLEELYMGNTRKIKISKDVVGASGRRSTVEEVLNIEIKPGWKKGTKITFPEKGHDVERGVIPADIIFIIDEKPHSFFKRDEDDLVVTQNISLADALTGHTALMTTLDGRNLRVSIDSIIGPTHEEVVKGEGMPIQKEQGKKGNLILKFNIRIPKLTSEQKTSIKQLLTSL; this comes from the exons ATGGGCGCCGATTACTATAAGATTCTTCAAGTACCACGAAACGCCAGTGAAGTTGACTTGAAGGAAGCTGCCGAGGCCAAATTCAACCAACTCTGCCAAGCCTACGAC GTTTTGAGCGATCCTCGAAAGCGAGCAGTGTACGATCAGTACGGCGAGGAGGGTTTGAGTGGAGGGTCAAGGCCCGGCGGGTCTCGGAGCCCAGAAGATATATTCGCGGAGTTTTTTGGAGGGAGAGGCGGCGGCATGGGCCAGTCACGGGATGACGGGTTTCGGGACCCGGACGATGTGTTCTCGGACTTTTTTGGACAGAGGGTTAACATGGGCGAGTCACGGGTCGGTGGTTCTCGGTCTCGGAGCCCCGAAATCAGGAGTATGAATGGCGAAAATATATTCGAGTCGCTTATAGCCGCAGCGGAGGGCAATGGTCGGCAGAGGAAAGCAGCGGCGATAAAGAGGACGTTGCCTTGCAGCTTGGAGGAGTTGTACATGGGCAACACCAGAAAGATAAAGATTTCTAAGGATGTTGTTGGTGCTAGTGG aagaagaagcacagtGGAGGAAGTTCTAAACATTGAGATCAAGCCTGGTTGGAAAAAGGGCACCAAAATCACTTTCCCAGAGAAAGGGCATGATGTAGAGCGAGGTGTTATACCAGCCGACATCATCTTTATCATTGATGAGAAGCCTCATAGTTTTTTCAAGAGGGATGAGGATGATCTCGTTGTCACTCAGAACATTTCTCTTGCGGACGCTCTGACAGGACACACAGCGCTGATGACAACGCTTGACGGGAGAAATCTGCGGGTCTCCATTGATTCGATCATCGGTCCCACCCACGAAGAAGTGGTTAAAGGGGAAGGAATGCCTATCCAGAAGGAACAAGGCAAAAAGGGTAACTTGATTCTCAAGTTTAACATCAGGATCCCCAAGCTTACCTCAGAGCAGAAAACTAGCATCAAACAATTGTTAACATCTTTGTAA
- the LOC117633198 gene encoding carboxy-terminal domain RNA polymerase II polypeptide A small phosphatase 1-like isoform X2 has product MAPIGQAAEVYVPRSIQLWRAFINWMGFYFQILLQILRDTPCVPHLLSFIGPSSPSFRPLPVVELPLNHLSSPAQVENGVINGPRHIEKLTVVLDLDETLVCAYETCTLPAIVRTQATEAGLKWFEIECVSSDKEPDGKPKVNHVTVFERPGLREFLKQVYEFADLVLFTAGVEDYARPLVDRIDVENLFKLRLYRPSTVSTECREHVKDLSCLSKDLCRTVIVDNNPFSFLLQPLNGIPCVPFSAGQPNDDQLLEVLLPHLKQLSLQKDVRPVLYERFHMPEWFQMHGFPVSVLTA; this is encoded by the exons ATGGCGCCGATTGGCCAGGCTGCCGAAGTGTACGTGCCGAGGAGCATTCAACTATGGCGAGCTTTCATCAACTGGATGGGCTTCTATTTCCAGATCCTTCTTCAGATCCTGAGAGACACGCCTTGCGTTCCTCACCTGCTGTCGTTCATAGGCCCCTCTTCACCTTCTTTCAGACCCTTGCCTGTCGTCGAACTCCCTCTCAACCACTTGTCGTCCCCTGCCCAAGTTGAAAACGGTGTCATAAATGGTCCCCGCCACATTGAAAAGCTCACA GTAGTTCTTGACTTGGATGAGACTCTAGTATGTGCTTATGAAACATGTACCTTGCCTGCAATTGTTCGAACTCAAGCGACGGAAGCTGGGCTCAAGTGGTTTGAGATAGAATGTGTATCTTCTGACAAG GAGCCAGATGGGAAACCAAAAGTCAATCATGTGACAGTGTTTGAACGTCCTGGTTTGCGAGAGTTCTTGAAACAGGTTTATGAATTTGCTGATCTTGTACTATTCACTGCTGGTGTTGAAG ACTATGCTAGACCACTTGTTGACAGAATTGATGTGGAGAATCTATTTAAGCTTCGTCTTTATCGGCCTTCTACTGTTAGCAC GGAATGCCGGGAACATGTGAAAGATCTATCTTGTTTGTCAAAAGATCTCTGTCGAACTGTGATTGTTGACAACAACCCATTCAGTTTTTTGCTGCAACCGCTGAATGGAATTCCATGTGTTCCATTTTCTGCTGGACAACCAAACGATGATCAg CTTTTGGAGGTCCTGCTTCCTCACCTCAAGCAGCTCTCCCTGCAAAAAGATGTGAGGCCTGTGCTTTATGAGAGATTCCACATGCCTGAATGGTTTCAAATGCATGGATTTCCTGTTTCCGTTTTGACAGCATGA
- the LOC117633198 gene encoding carboxy-terminal domain RNA polymerase II polypeptide A small phosphatase 1-like isoform X1, with the protein MAPIGQAAEVYVPRSIQLWRAFINWMGFYFQILLQILRDTPCVPHLLSFIGPSSPSFRPLPVVELPLNHLSSPAQVENGVINGPRHIEKLTVVLDLDETLVCAYETCTLPAIVRTQATEAGLKWFEIECVSSDKEPDGKPKVNHVTVFERPGLREFLKQVYEFADLVLFTAGVEDYARPLVDRIDVENLFKLRLYRPSTVSTECREHVKDLSCLSKDLCRTVIVDNNPFSFLLQPLNGIPCVPFSAGQPNDDQLLEVLLPHLKQLSLQKDQSGTVLSPSLQDLLQGFLHSFLPSWPKNPSLK; encoded by the exons ATGGCGCCGATTGGCCAGGCTGCCGAAGTGTACGTGCCGAGGAGCATTCAACTATGGCGAGCTTTCATCAACTGGATGGGCTTCTATTTCCAGATCCTTCTTCAGATCCTGAGAGACACGCCTTGCGTTCCTCACCTGCTGTCGTTCATAGGCCCCTCTTCACCTTCTTTCAGACCCTTGCCTGTCGTCGAACTCCCTCTCAACCACTTGTCGTCCCCTGCCCAAGTTGAAAACGGTGTCATAAATGGTCCCCGCCACATTGAAAAGCTCACA GTAGTTCTTGACTTGGATGAGACTCTAGTATGTGCTTATGAAACATGTACCTTGCCTGCAATTGTTCGAACTCAAGCGACGGAAGCTGGGCTCAAGTGGTTTGAGATAGAATGTGTATCTTCTGACAAG GAGCCAGATGGGAAACCAAAAGTCAATCATGTGACAGTGTTTGAACGTCCTGGTTTGCGAGAGTTCTTGAAACAGGTTTATGAATTTGCTGATCTTGTACTATTCACTGCTGGTGTTGAAG ACTATGCTAGACCACTTGTTGACAGAATTGATGTGGAGAATCTATTTAAGCTTCGTCTTTATCGGCCTTCTACTGTTAGCAC GGAATGCCGGGAACATGTGAAAGATCTATCTTGTTTGTCAAAAGATCTCTGTCGAACTGTGATTGTTGACAACAACCCATTCAGTTTTTTGCTGCAACCGCTGAATGGAATTCCATGTGTTCCATTTTCTGCTGGACAACCAAACGATGATCAg CTTTTGGAGGTCCTGCTTCCTCACCTCAAGCAGCTCTCCCTGCAAAAAGAT CAATCTGGAACCGTTCTCTCGCCATCTCTACAGGATCTGTTACAAGGCTTTCTCCATTCTTTCTTGCCGTCCTGGCCAAAGAACCCCTCTTTGAAGTGA
- the LOC117631874 gene encoding dnaJ homolog subfamily B member 1-like isoform X2 — MGADYYKILQVPRNASEVDLKEAAEAKFNQLCQAYDVLSDPRKRAVYDQYGEEGLSGGSRPGGSRSPEDIFAEFFGGRGGGMGQSRDDGFRDPDDVFSDFFGQRVNMGESRVGGSRSRSPEIRSMNGENIFESLIAAAEGNGRQRKAAAIKRTLPCSLEELYMGNTRKIKISKDVVGASGRKSTVEEVLTIEIKPGWKQGTKITFLEKGHDVERGVIPADIIFTIEEKPHDFFKRRGDDLTVTLNISLAEALTGHTAQLATLDGRNLRVSIDSVISITHEEVVKGEGMPTQKGRGRKGNLILKFNIKIPKLTSEQKAGIRQLLTSS; from the exons ATGGGCGCCGATTACTATAAGATTCTTCAAGTACCACGAAACGCCAGTGAAGTTGACTTGAAGGAAGCTGCCGAGGCCAAATTCAACCAACTCTGCCAAGCCTACGAC GTTTTGAGCGATCCTCGAAAGCGAGCAGTGTACGATCAGTACGGCGAGGAGGGTTTGAGTGGAGGGTCAAGGCCCGGCGGGTCTCGGAGCCCAGAAGATATATTCGCGGAGTTTTTTGGAGGGAGAGGCGGCGGCATGGGCCAGTCACGGGATGACGGGTTTCGGGACCCGGACGATGTGTTCTCGGACTTTTTTGGACAGAGGGTTAACATGGGCGAGTCACGGGTCGGTGGTTCTCGGTCTCGGAGCCCCGAAATCAGGAGTATGAATGGCGAAAATATATTCGAGTCGCTTATAGCCGCAGCGGAGGGCAATGGTCGGCAGAGGAAAGCAGCGGCGATAAAGAGGACGTTGCCTTGCAGCTTGGAGGAGTTGTACATGGGCAACACCAGAAAGATAAAGATTTCTAAGGATGTTGTTGGTGCTAGTGG AAGAAAAAGCACAGTGGAGGAAGTTCTAACAATTGAGATCAAGCCTGGTTGGAAACAGGGCACCAAAATCACTTTCCTAGAGAAAGGTCATGATGTGGAGCGAGGTGTTATACCAGCCGACATCATATTTACCATTGAAGAGAAGCctcatgattttttcaagAGGCGTGGGGACGATCTCACTGTCACTCTGAACATATCCCTTGCGGAAGCTCTGACGGGACACACGGCGCAGCTGGCAACCCTTGATGGGAGAAATCTGAGGGTCTCTATCGATTCAGTTATCAGTATCACCCATGAAGAAGTGGTTAAAGGGGAAGGGATGCCTACCCAGAAGGGACGAGGCAGAAAGGGTAACTTGATTCTCAAGTTTAACATCAAGATCCCCAAGCTTACCTCAGAGCAGAAAGCTGGCATCAGACAGCTATTAACATCTTCATAA
- the LOC117631872 gene encoding dnaJ homolog subfamily B member 13-like yields MGVDYYKVLQVERNAKDDDLKKAYRKLAMKWHPDKNPNNKKAAEAKFKQISEAYDVLSDPQKRAVYDQYGEEGLKGGVPPPDSSWSGGQGQGQDGGPTMFRFNTRSPDDIFSEFFGCSGFGVMPDMGGSRAGGSRAGGNPFPRSMFGEDIFAHFRGGPEASGNVPRKAAPIERTLPCTLEDLYKGTTKKMKISRDVPDASGRTTTVEEILTIEIKPGWKKGTKITFPEKGNEQRGIIPADLVFIIDEKPHNLFKRDGNDLIVTQKISLAEALTGHTAQLTTLDGRSLTVPINSIISPTYEEVVKGEGMPIPKEPSKKGNLRIKFNIKFPTKLTSEQKTGIKRLLTSS; encoded by the exons aTGGGCGTCGATTACTACAAGGTTCTTCAGGTAGAACGAAATGCCAAAGACGATGACTTGAAGAAAGCGTACCGAAAGCTCGCCATGAAGTGGCACCCTGACAAAAACCCTAACAACAAGAAAGCCGCCGAGGCCAAATTCAAGCAAATCTCTGAAGCCTACGAC GTTTTGAGTGATCCCCAAAAGCGAGCGGTGTACGATCAATATGGTGAGGAGGGTTTGAAGGGAGGGGTGCCGCCTCCTGATTCGTCCTGGTCGGGCGGGCAAGGCCAAGGCCAAGATGGCGGTCCGACGATGTTCCGGTTCAACACCAGGAGCCCCGATGATATTTTCTCTGAATTTTTCGGGTGTTCGGGTTTCGGGGTAATGCCCGATATGGGTGGGTCACGGGCAGGCGGGTCTCGGGCTGGTGGGAACCCATTCCCGAGGAGTATGTTTGGGGAAGACATATTCGCGCACTTTAGAGGTGGACCAGAGGCCTCAGGGAATGTGCCCAGGAAAGCTGCACCGATAGAGAGGACATTACCTTGTACTTTGGAGGACTTATACAAGGGCACCACCAAAAAGATGAAGATTTCTAGGGATGTTCCTGATGCTAGTGG GAGAACTACCACAGTGGAGGAAATTCTAACAATTGAGATCAAGCCAGGTTGGAAGAAAGGCACAAAAATCACTTTTCCAGAGAAAGGGAATGAACAGAGAGGAATTATACCAGCAGACCTTGTCTTTATCATTGATGAGAAGCCTCATAATCTTTTCAAGAGGGATGGGAATGATCTTATTGTCACTCAGAAGATATCTCTTGCGGAAGCTCTGACAGGTCACACTGCACAGCTGACAACACTTGACGGGAGAAGTCTGACAGTTCCCATCAATTCTATTATCAGTCCCACATATGAAGAAGTGGTCAAAGGGGAGGGGATGCCTATCCCGAAGGAACCTTCCAAAAAGGGAAACTTGAGAATCAAGTTTAACATCAAGTTCCCTACCAAGCTTACCTCAGAGCAGAAAACTGGCATCAAACGGTTATTAACATCTTCATAG